The following is a genomic window from Pseudomonadota bacterium.
TTGCTACAGCTGCACAGTGATTAAAAACTGACTGTGTAGGATTCCTCTGTGAAGGAGGCGGACAAACTATAATACCCTGAAGGAGATGTCAACAAATACTTTTCGACTGATCTAAAAAAATTGCTCCATAAATGTTCACACACAAACCAGGGGATTAAAAGGAAAATACCTTTGACCCGCAATTAAAATCGTGCCATAAGTACTTTACATGAACAACCCCTGTCGGCCTCAGGATGATGAAACCTGTTTTATAATGTAAGGAGCATCAACAATGAAGGAAGCTGACTTCTACGAAAAATCGCAAGACAACACCAAAACAACAGTACAGTGCCATCTGTGCTGCCACAAATGTATTATCAAAAATAACAAACGTGGAATATGCCATGTCCGGGAAAACAGGGACGGAAAACTAATAAGTCTGGTATACGGCAGATTGGTTAGTGAAAACATTGACCCTATAGAAAAAAAACCGCTTTTTCACGTATTGCCCCGCTCGTTATCCTATTCTATTTCAACAGTTGGATGTAATTTCAGATGCAAGCATTGCCAGAACTATCAGATATCACAATACCCACGAATCTATGGCGGCGAGGTCGCCGGCAGTAGAACCACCCCGTCTCAAGTTGTCAGCGCTGCGGCAGAACACAGTTGCAAAAGCATCAGTTACACGTATGTCGAGCCGACAATATTTTTCGAGTTCGCCTACGACACCGCAATCATTGCCCGCGACGCAGGCATCAAAAATATCTTTGTCAGCAACGGTTACACCTCGCCGGAAGCCATCAAAAAAATCGCCCCTTTCCTCGATGCCAACAATATCGACCTCAAGGCTTTTACAGAAAAATTTTACCGCGAAGTGTGCGGCGCAAAGCTTGCCCCGGTTCTGGAATCAATCCGGCTCTCGAAAGAACTAGGCGTCTGGGTTGAGGTTACCACTTTGGTCATTCCAGGATGGAATGACTCCACCGAAGAACTCAAAGGTATCGCCAAATTTCTGGTATCAATTGACCGGAACATTCCTTGGCACGTGACACGATTTCACCCCACCTTTGAAATGACCGACAGAAACATGACTCCGGCAGACACACTCAGGAAAGCGCGCAATATAGGCCTTGAGGCCGGTTTGAAATATGTCTATACGGGAAACATCCCGGGCGAAGAGGGGGAAAGCACCTTCTGCCACAAATGCGGCAAAAAAATAATTGAACGAACCGGCTTTTTTGCCGAAACACCCGGCTTAATAAATGGTAGGTGTGAATTCTGCAAAGAAAAAATTGCCGGCATCTGGGAATGAGTCTATGCTATCATTCGCCCTTCACTTACTTTCTTCCCATAAAATAATTTTCTAAATGTCAAGCATGACAATTCTATCATTTTTTATTGACGAAGAAGTGATTTCGCGTTTTAATATCCTGATTTTTTTTCTGCAAATCTGAACGTTCAACTCAATAATCCATATGGATGCAAACTGCTCCATCATAATGGCAGTAAGTCTGAGAAATCATTAAACTTGTCATATAGAATCGAATAAATTTAGGAGTTATATGAAGGCGCTCATTGCACTTGAGGACGGTACTATTTTCACAGGAGAATCTTTCACCGGTTCAGGAGAGACCACCGGTGAAATTGTCTTTAACACCGGAATGTCGGGTTATCAGGAGGTTTTGACGGATCCGTCCTATAAAGGCCAGATCGTTACCATGACTTACCCGCTTATCGGTAATTATGGCGTTAACCCCGAAGATATTGAATCGAACAAAATCCAGGTAGAAGCTTTTCTAGTCAAGGAGTATAACCCGATTCCCAGTAATTTTCGCTCAACCGGGACTCTGGCGGATTACCTCAAGAAAGAAAACATCCTCGGGGTAGAAGGCATCGACACCCGGGCTCTCACTCGCCATATCCGAATTGCCGGGGCATTGAAAGGAGTTGTATCAACCCTTGACCTTGACTCTGAATCCCTTGTTAATAAAGCCAAAACATCCCCCGGCCTCGTGGGCAGGGATCTGGTCAAGGAAGTTTCCTGCGCTAAACCTTACGGGTGGGCTGCATCCGGGCCGGTCCCTGGGAACAATTTCTCCTCTGCTGCTCCCGGAACCTTCAAAGTCGTCACCATTGATTACGGGCTCAAATACAACCAGTTACGGCTTCTCACCGAAAGAGGATGTTCCGTCCAGGTGGTTCCGGCAACAACAACGGCTAAGGAAATCCTGGCGATGAACCCGGACGGCGTATTCCTTTCAAACGGCCCAGGCGACCCTGCAGGAGTACCGATGGTGGTTGATACTGTTCGAGAGATTTTAGGCAAGAAACCGATTTTTGGAATTTGCCTGGGGCATCAGATATTGGGACTCGCTTTCGGCGGTAAAACCTATAAACTGAAATTCGGTCATCGGGGCGTCAATCAACCGGTAAAGGACTTGACCACCGGCAAAATAGAAATCACCTCCCAGAATCACGGTTTCTGCGTTGATCTCAATTCACTGAATGCAGATGAAGTCGAGCTCACCCATGTCAATCTGAATGACAACAGCCTCGAGGGCATGAGACATAAAAAGTTTCCGGCGTTTTCCGTACAATATCATCCGGAAAACGCCCCGGGGCCCCATGACGCTATCTATCTGTTTGATCGTTTCATTGAAATGATGAAACAGTGAATAGTGACGAGTGAATAGTAAATAGTGACGAAAATATCGCGTCTTTAACATAGAAGAAGGGAAACACGAAATACCATGCCTAAACGTACAGACATCAAAAAAATTCTGATCATCGGCTCAGGCCCCATTATTATCAGCCAGGGCTGTGAATTTGATTATTCCGGCACCCAGGCTGTAAAGGCCCTCAAGGAAGAAGGCTATGAAGTCGTACTGATTAATTCCAATCCTGCAACAATCATGACCGACCCGGAAATCGCCGATCGCACCTATATCGAGCCGATCACCCCGGAGATCGTTGCAAAGATTATCGAAAGGGAAAGGCCTGATGCGCTGCTTCCCACCCTTGGAGGTCAGACCGGTCTTAACACCGCTATCAAACTGGCCAAGATGGGCATTCTTGAAAAATACAACGTTGAAATGCTTGCTGCAGATGTTGACGTCATCCACAAGGCTGAAAGCCGCGCCCCTTTCCGGGCCGCAATGAAAAAAATCGGCCTGAACGTGCCGGAAAGCGCTATCGTCCACAACCTTGAAGAGGCCCGGGCGGCAATTGAGCAAATCGGTTTCCCGATCATTGTCCGTCCAAGTTTCACCCTTGGCGGCACCGGCGGCGGCGTGGCATACACCACCCAGGAACTTGAGGCGCTGTGCACTGTTGGCCTCGACCTCAGCCTCAACACCGAGGTCATGCTGGAAACCAGCCTTCTGGGGTGGAAAGAATACGAACTCGAAGTAATGCGGGACAAAAACGACAATGTCGTGATCATCTGCTCCATTGAAAATATGGATGCCATGGGTGTACACACCGGGGACTCGATCACCGTGGCGCCGGCGCAGACCCTCACCGATCGAGAATATCAGATGATGCGCGATGCCTCCATTGCGATCATGCGGGAAATAGGTGTTGAGACCGGCGGCTCCAATGTGCAGTTTGCGGTAAACCCGCAAAACGGCGAACTCATGGTCATTGAAATGAACCCCCGGGTTTCCCGGAGTTCGGCCCTGGCCTCCAAAGCAACAGGTTTCCCAATCGCCAAAATCGCCGCCAAGCTCGCGGTGGGTTACACTCTTGATGAAATCAGAAACGACATTACCCGTGAAACCTATGCCTCCTTCGAGCCTTCAATTGATTATTGCGTCGTAAAAATTCCACGCTGGACATTTGAAAAATTCCCGGAAACCAAGGACGAACTGAGCACGGCGATGAAGTCAGTGGGTGAAACCATGGCCATCGGCAGAACCTTTAAAGAGGCTTTCCAGAAAGGTCTGCGTTCACTTGAAATCGGCTGCGCCGGTTTTGGCGCGGACGGCAAACACGATCTTTCTGCCCTTGACCGCCGCGACCTTGAAAAGGGCTTGGTAAGGCCAAACTCCCTGAGGGTTTTCTACATTTATGAAGGCCTGAAAAAAGGCATGACGGTTGACGAGATTTACAAGCTTACCTTTATTGATCCCTGGTTTCTCAATAATTTGAAACAGATTATCGACGCCGAAGCGCGCATCAAAGAAAAAGGTTTTGCCGGGCTTGACAAAGATTGTCTGTATAAAGCCAAACAGTTTGGATTTTCAGACTTGCAACTTGCCTTTCTCACCGGCACATCTGAAGCGGACATCAGGGATTTAAGAAAAAAACTTGCCGTAATTCCGGTCTATAAACTCGTTGACACCTGTGCTGCGGAATTCGAGGCTTATACTCCTTATTTCTACTCTACTTATGAAGTAGAGGACGAATCGCGCCAGACGGACACCCGTAAAGTCATGATTCTCGGCGGCGGTCCCAACCGGATCGGCCAGGGTATCGAGTTTGATTATTGCTGTGTGCACGCCGCTTTTGCACTGAAAGAAATAGGCATCGAAAGCATCATGGTCAACAGCAATCCTGAAACCGTCAGCACCGACTATGACACTTCCGATAAACTTTATTTCGAACCGCTGACCCGCGAAGATGTGCTCAACATTATTGATAAAGAAAAGCCTGAAGGGGTCATTGTCCAATTCGGCGGCCAGACGCCGCTGAATCTTGCCGTGCCCCTTGCCAAGGCTGGAGTGCCTATCCTTGGCACCTCTCCGGACAGCATTGACCGGGCTGAGGACCGCGAACGGTTCCAGCAGTTCCTGCAGAAACTTAACCTTATCCAGCCGGACAACGGTCTTGCGCTTAATGCGGACCAGGCCATTGCGGTTGCCGCCAAGGTAGGCTATCCGGTTGTTGTGCGGCCTTCATATGTTTTGGGCGGCCGCGCCATGCGCATCGTATATAATGAAAAGGAACTCAGATCTTACATGACAACCGCGCTGCTGGTTTCTTCCGACCATCCGATTCTTATCGATAAATTTCTCAAAGATGCCATCGAAATCGATGTGGACGCAATCTCAGACGGCGAGACAACCATTGTCGGCGGCATCATGCAGCATATCGAAGAGGCTGGGATTCATTCTGGCGACTCCGCATGCGTCCTGCCCCCTCACACCCTTTCAGATGAACTCATTCAAAATATCACAGCTGCCACAAAAGCCATGGCAATGGAGCTCAAAGTAATCGGCCTGATGAATGTCCAGTTTGCAATCAGAGAAAACATCCTCTATGTCCTGGAGGTCAATCCCCGGGCCTCACGGACAATTCCCTTTGTCAGCAAAGCAACCGGCGTGCCCCTTGCAAAACTTGCCACCAAGGTGATGATGGGCATGAAACTCAAGGATCTTGGGCTTACCAGGGAAGTCCATGTAGACCATTATGCAGTCAAGGAAGCGGTTTTCCCTTTTGACAGATTTGAAAATGTCGACACCCTGCTGGGCCCTGAGATGAAATCCACCGGCGAGGTCATGGGCATTGACGATACAATTGGCATGGCCTTTTTAAAATCTCAACTGGCAGCAGGCCAGAAAATCCCCGATGGCGGCACCGTCCTGATCAGTGTAAGAAATAACGACAAGGCCGCAATCCTTCCCATTGCAAAAAAACTGATCGACCTTGATTTCACAATTATTGCAACCTCGGGAACAGCCGCTTTCTTATCTGAGAATAATGTGCCGTGCACCCGGGTGAACAAAATTTCCGAAGGACGCCCGCATATACTGGACAAATTACAAAACAAAGAGATTCACTGGATCGTCAACACCTCCCTTGGAACCAGAACTACTGAGGATTCTTATAGCATCCGGCGGGCTGCTCTGGATTATCATCTGCCATATACAACAACTGCCGCAGGCGCCGACTTCATGGTTGAAGCCATCGCCACCAAGCG
Proteins encoded in this region:
- the carB gene encoding carbamoyl-phosphate synthase large subunit → MPKRTDIKKILIIGSGPIIISQGCEFDYSGTQAVKALKEEGYEVVLINSNPATIMTDPEIADRTYIEPITPEIVAKIIERERPDALLPTLGGQTGLNTAIKLAKMGILEKYNVEMLAADVDVIHKAESRAPFRAAMKKIGLNVPESAIVHNLEEARAAIEQIGFPIIVRPSFTLGGTGGGVAYTTQELEALCTVGLDLSLNTEVMLETSLLGWKEYELEVMRDKNDNVVIICSIENMDAMGVHTGDSITVAPAQTLTDREYQMMRDASIAIMREIGVETGGSNVQFAVNPQNGELMVIEMNPRVSRSSALASKATGFPIAKIAAKLAVGYTLDEIRNDITRETYASFEPSIDYCVVKIPRWTFEKFPETKDELSTAMKSVGETMAIGRTFKEAFQKGLRSLEIGCAGFGADGKHDLSALDRRDLEKGLVRPNSLRVFYIYEGLKKGMTVDEIYKLTFIDPWFLNNLKQIIDAEARIKEKGFAGLDKDCLYKAKQFGFSDLQLAFLTGTSEADIRDLRKKLAVIPVYKLVDTCAAEFEAYTPYFYSTYEVEDESRQTDTRKVMILGGGPNRIGQGIEFDYCCVHAAFALKEIGIESIMVNSNPETVSTDYDTSDKLYFEPLTREDVLNIIDKEKPEGVIVQFGGQTPLNLAVPLAKAGVPILGTSPDSIDRAEDRERFQQFLQKLNLIQPDNGLALNADQAIAVAAKVGYPVVVRPSYVLGGRAMRIVYNEKELRSYMTTALLVSSDHPILIDKFLKDAIEIDVDAISDGETTIVGGIMQHIEEAGIHSGDSACVLPPHTLSDELIQNITAATKAMAMELKVIGLMNVQFAIRENILYVLEVNPRASRTIPFVSKATGVPLAKLATKVMMGMKLKDLGLTREVHVDHYAVKEAVFPFDRFENVDTLLGPEMKSTGEVMGIDDTIGMAFLKSQLAAGQKIPDGGTVLISVRNNDKAAILPIAKKLIDLDFTIIATSGTAAFLSENNVPCTRVNKISEGRPHILDKLQNKEIHWIVNTSLGTRTTEDSYSIRRAALDYHLPYTTTAAGADFMVEAIATKRKEPVTVKAIQEYFL
- the amrS gene encoding AmmeMemoRadiSam system radical SAM enzyme → MKEADFYEKSQDNTKTTVQCHLCCHKCIIKNNKRGICHVRENRDGKLISLVYGRLVSENIDPIEKKPLFHVLPRSLSYSISTVGCNFRCKHCQNYQISQYPRIYGGEVAGSRTTPSQVVSAAAEHSCKSISYTYVEPTIFFEFAYDTAIIARDAGIKNIFVSNGYTSPEAIKKIAPFLDANNIDLKAFTEKFYREVCGAKLAPVLESIRLSKELGVWVEVTTLVIPGWNDSTEELKGIAKFLVSIDRNIPWHVTRFHPTFEMTDRNMTPADTLRKARNIGLEAGLKYVYTGNIPGEEGESTFCHKCGKKIIERTGFFAETPGLINGRCEFCKEKIAGIWE
- the carA gene encoding glutamine-hydrolyzing carbamoyl-phosphate synthase small subunit, whose product is MKALIALEDGTIFTGESFTGSGETTGEIVFNTGMSGYQEVLTDPSYKGQIVTMTYPLIGNYGVNPEDIESNKIQVEAFLVKEYNPIPSNFRSTGTLADYLKKENILGVEGIDTRALTRHIRIAGALKGVVSTLDLDSESLVNKAKTSPGLVGRDLVKEVSCAKPYGWAASGPVPGNNFSSAAPGTFKVVTIDYGLKYNQLRLLTERGCSVQVVPATTTAKEILAMNPDGVFLSNGPGDPAGVPMVVDTVREILGKKPIFGICLGHQILGLAFGGKTYKLKFGHRGVNQPVKDLTTGKIEITSQNHGFCVDLNSLNADEVELTHVNLNDNSLEGMRHKKFPAFSVQYHPENAPGPHDAIYLFDRFIEMMKQ